The Nakamurella deserti genome contains a region encoding:
- a CDS encoding aspartate aminotransferase family protein, whose amino-acid sequence MTSTPTARAHDHLWMHFTRMGSYGHADVPVIERGEGAYIFDDHGKRYLDGLSGLFTVQVGHGRRQLAEAAAKQAEKLAFFPIWSYAHPTAIELADRLAAAAPGDLDKVFFSSGGGEAVETAWKVAKQYYKLVGKPGKYKVISREIAYHGTTAGALSITGVPPFKQAFEPLVPGTFRVPNTNFYRAPEHLAGDEKAFGLYAANRIEEAILAEGPDTVAAVFLEPVQNAGGCFPPPPGYFQRVREICDRYDVLLVSDEVICAYGRLGTMFGAQKFDYVPDIITTAKGLTSGYSPLGATLISDRIFAPFAAADVSFAHGYTFGGHPVSCAVALANLDLMESEDLFGNVLRHENDFRRTLEKLEDLPIVGNVRGDGYFYGIELVKDKITKETFTPAESERILRGFLSHALFDAGLYCRADDRGDPVVQLAPPLISDQAIFDEMEQILRGVLSEAWTLL is encoded by the coding sequence ATGACCAGCACGCCGACCGCCCGCGCCCACGACCACCTGTGGATGCACTTCACCCGGATGGGGTCCTACGGGCACGCCGACGTGCCCGTCATCGAGCGGGGCGAGGGTGCCTACATCTTCGACGACCACGGGAAGCGGTACCTCGACGGGTTGTCCGGGCTGTTCACCGTGCAGGTCGGGCACGGCCGGCGGCAGCTGGCCGAAGCCGCGGCGAAGCAGGCGGAGAAGCTGGCCTTCTTCCCGATCTGGTCGTACGCCCACCCGACGGCGATCGAGCTCGCCGACCGGCTGGCCGCCGCCGCCCCGGGTGACCTCGACAAGGTCTTCTTCTCCAGCGGGGGCGGCGAGGCCGTCGAGACCGCGTGGAAGGTGGCCAAGCAGTACTACAAGCTGGTCGGCAAGCCCGGGAAGTACAAGGTGATCTCACGCGAGATCGCCTACCACGGCACCACCGCCGGCGCACTGTCGATCACCGGGGTGCCTCCGTTCAAGCAGGCGTTCGAGCCGCTGGTGCCGGGCACCTTCCGAGTGCCGAACACCAACTTCTACCGGGCACCCGAACACCTCGCGGGCGACGAGAAGGCGTTCGGCCTGTACGCGGCCAACCGCATCGAGGAGGCCATCCTGGCCGAGGGGCCGGACACGGTCGCGGCGGTCTTCCTGGAGCCGGTGCAGAACGCCGGGGGGTGTTTCCCGCCGCCGCCCGGATACTTCCAGCGGGTCCGCGAGATCTGCGACCGCTACGACGTCCTCCTGGTCTCCGACGAGGTGATCTGCGCCTACGGACGGCTGGGCACCATGTTCGGGGCCCAGAAGTTCGACTACGTGCCCGACATCATCACCACCGCCAAGGGCCTGACCTCCGGCTATTCGCCGCTGGGCGCGACGCTGATCTCGGACCGGATCTTCGCGCCGTTCGCCGCGGCCGACGTCAGCTTCGCCCACGGCTACACCTTCGGCGGTCACCCGGTGTCGTGCGCGGTGGCGCTGGCGAACCTCGACCTGATGGAGTCCGAGGACCTCTTCGGCAACGTGCTCCGCCACGAGAACGACTTCCGCCGGACCCTGGAGAAGCTCGAGGACCTGCCGATCGTCGGCAACGTCCGCGGCGACGGCTACTTCTACGGCATCGAGCTGGTGAAGGACAAGATCACCAAAGAGACGTTCACACCGGCCGAGAGCGAGCGCATCCTGCGCGGGTTCCTGTCGCACGCGCTCTTCGACGCCGGGTTGTACTGCCGCGCCGACGACCGCGGCGACCCCGTCGTGCAGCTCGCTCCGCCGCTGATCTCCGACCAGGCGATCTTCGACGAGATGGAGCAGATCCTGCGGGGCGTACTGAGCGAGGCCTGGACGTTGCTGTAG